A region from the Oceanidesulfovibrio marinus genome encodes:
- a CDS encoding methyl-accepting chemotaxis protein, with amino-acid sequence MTMLQGFVETAKTEVKNPERIKLLGEAVLGMGKYMAGVKRLEEIAAESREKMGTMVASGPEMVEKLNKIIEICTVYELFEGLKTATAVQRHLMQGRLAMAYFLWSTHDPADAKKSRDEFTISQGLIKDRDRKGETSQVRNLYKDILKASNMYIEASSAVLDLAAERNEVVETTLHTYGPQIADDFEQIKLSVIKEQEELGPVLQAHNQQLGTTIATIGVVALAVGVIIALFLSLVISSQLGKAMRFAQAIAAGDFSAKLDIRGRDEIARVADAMRMIPETLNKVVLEFKQVSSRVRFGHLEERGDADAFPGSFAEIVTSTNLLADAFTHYLDAVPTPIMAIDNQFHITYMNAQGRELLGMDKQSLLGTKCSDVFHTSDCGTGSCACNVAMKELRKASSETDAHPQGADLEIAYTGVPITDDDGNVVGAFEIIMDQTEIKTTQKRILEVVEQANGLSERLASSADELAAQVEQITKGTSMQRDRVSETASAMEEMNATVMEVAQNASEASKNSSVTRDKALEGADVVRQSVEAIAQVEAAAAELLANMNTLSERSESIGNVMNVISDIADQTNLLALNAAIEAARAGEAGRGFAVVADEVRKLAEKTMNATGEVGASIEAIQEATNKNVDNMHRASDAVQKATDLSGQSGTALQEIVHFMETNAAQVESIATAAEQQSATSEQISRSVEEINIITNDTADSMEQSSNAVQELAGMSNDLSELMRRLGQ; translated from the coding sequence ATGACAATGCTTCAAGGCTTTGTCGAAACTGCGAAGACAGAGGTCAAGAATCCTGAACGCATCAAGCTTCTTGGCGAAGCAGTCCTGGGCATGGGAAAGTACATGGCCGGCGTCAAAAGATTGGAAGAGATCGCCGCCGAGAGCAGAGAGAAGATGGGGACCATGGTCGCCTCCGGCCCGGAAATGGTTGAGAAGCTCAACAAGATTATCGAAATATGCACGGTCTACGAGCTGTTCGAGGGGTTGAAGACGGCAACCGCCGTGCAGCGACATCTGATGCAGGGGCGCCTTGCCATGGCCTACTTCCTGTGGAGCACGCACGATCCTGCCGATGCCAAGAAATCACGCGACGAGTTCACGATATCCCAAGGGCTTATCAAAGACCGCGACCGCAAGGGCGAGACTTCTCAGGTGCGCAATCTCTATAAGGACATTCTCAAAGCGTCCAATATGTACATCGAAGCGAGCAGCGCCGTGCTGGACCTCGCGGCCGAGCGCAACGAGGTGGTCGAGACCACTCTGCACACGTACGGACCGCAGATTGCCGATGATTTCGAGCAGATCAAGCTTTCTGTGATCAAGGAGCAGGAGGAGCTCGGCCCCGTGCTGCAGGCGCACAACCAGCAGCTTGGCACGACCATCGCCACCATTGGAGTCGTGGCCCTGGCTGTCGGCGTGATCATCGCGCTCTTTCTTTCGCTGGTCATTTCCTCACAGCTCGGCAAGGCCATGCGTTTTGCACAGGCCATCGCGGCTGGCGATTTCAGCGCCAAGCTCGATATCCGCGGCCGCGACGAGATCGCCAGGGTGGCCGACGCCATGCGCATGATACCGGAAACGCTGAATAAAGTTGTGCTCGAGTTCAAGCAGGTCAGCTCCCGCGTACGCTTCGGCCATTTGGAGGAGCGCGGCGATGCAGACGCTTTTCCGGGGTCGTTCGCCGAGATCGTCACCTCTACCAACCTCCTGGCGGACGCCTTCACCCACTATCTGGACGCCGTGCCCACGCCGATCATGGCCATCGATAATCAGTTCCACATCACCTACATGAACGCGCAGGGCCGCGAACTGCTGGGCATGGACAAGCAGTCCCTTCTCGGCACCAAGTGCAGCGACGTGTTCCACACTTCGGACTGCGGCACAGGCAGCTGCGCCTGCAACGTGGCCATGAAGGAGCTGCGCAAGGCCTCGTCGGAGACGGACGCCCACCCGCAGGGAGCCGATCTGGAGATCGCCTACACCGGCGTACCCATCACCGATGACGACGGGAATGTTGTCGGCGCGTTCGAGATCATCATGGACCAGACCGAGATCAAGACCACGCAGAAGCGGATTCTTGAGGTAGTGGAGCAGGCCAACGGGCTGTCCGAGCGGCTTGCCTCGTCAGCGGACGAGCTGGCCGCGCAGGTGGAGCAGATTACCAAAGGCACGTCCATGCAGCGGGACCGCGTTTCCGAAACCGCCTCGGCCATGGAGGAGATGAACGCCACGGTCATGGAGGTGGCGCAGAACGCCAGCGAGGCGTCCAAGAATTCTTCCGTCACCCGGGACAAGGCTCTGGAAGGGGCCGACGTGGTCAGGCAGTCTGTGGAAGCCATCGCCCAGGTGGAAGCAGCGGCGGCGGAGCTTCTGGCCAATATGAACACTTTGTCGGAGCGGTCGGAATCCATCGGCAATGTCATGAACGTGATCAGCGACATCGCTGACCAGACAAACCTGCTGGCCTTGAACGCCGCCATCGAAGCGGCGCGCGCCGGAGAGGCCGGCCGCGGCTTTGCCGTAGTGGCCGACGAGGTGCGCAAGCTGGCCGAGAAGACCATGAACGCCACCGGCGAGGTGGGCGCCAGCATCGAGGCGATTCAGGAAGCAACCAACAAGAACGTGGACAACATGCACCGCGCGTCCGACGCCGTGCAAAAGGCCACGGACCTGTCCGGGCAGTCCGGCACAGCCCTGCAGGAGATCGTACATTTCATGGAAACCAACGCCGCGCAGGTGGAGAGCATCGCCACGGCGGCGGAGCAGCAGTCCGCCACCTCGGAGCAGATCAGCCGCTCGGTGGAGGAGATCAACATCATCACCAATGACACGGCCGATAGCATGGAGCAGTCCTCCAACGCGGTGCAGGAGCTGGCCGGCATGTCCAACGACCTCTCCGAGCTCATGCGCCGGTTGGGACAGTAA
- a CDS encoding antibiotic biosynthesis monooxygenase family protein: MDLSELTDDGKALLINPFEVEKGRDQEFLEFWNRAAALLKQKDGYVATYLQRAVAPGALFRYVNIAVWDSPEAFQNAVSDPEFQALVGLYRDVFPHFPGIYRTVDA; the protein is encoded by the coding sequence ATGGATCTTTCGGAGCTCACCGACGATGGCAAGGCGCTGCTCATCAACCCGTTCGAGGTAGAAAAAGGCCGGGACCAGGAGTTTCTGGAGTTCTGGAACCGGGCCGCGGCGTTGCTCAAGCAGAAGGACGGGTACGTTGCGACATATCTGCAGAGAGCCGTCGCTCCCGGCGCACTGTTCCGCTATGTGAACATCGCAGTATGGGACTCGCCGGAGGCGTTCCAGAACGCGGTGAGCGACCCGGAGTTCCAGGCCCTGGTCGGCCTGTATCGGGACGTGTTTCCGCACTTTCCCGGCATCTACAGGACGGTGGACGCCTGA
- a CDS encoding DUF169 domain-containing protein, with amino-acid sequence MDSAIQSAIPDFLELLGLDEEPVGLFYTDKQPEDGSFPKQCETPTREREQAGEIDWPGVFGKFSCVMRHILMARKQKKAAWFAADHFGCPGAAFWLGFIKPQTDTIINYISAGIPGWSEGELYCESPEALGQVFQGIDPRPAPKPYLVIKPLSLFTEDEEPELVIFFTRPEPLGGLHQLAFFVTNDPEVVQSPWASSCGTIVTWPLRYLSQGLNKAVTGGWDPSARKFFKVDELSFTVPYAMFQDMVARGKDSFLDREAWLKTVRKKIARSKQVWSKEK; translated from the coding sequence ATGGACTCCGCTATTCAAAGCGCCATACCGGACTTCCTGGAGCTGCTCGGGCTCGATGAGGAACCTGTCGGACTCTTCTACACGGACAAGCAACCCGAAGACGGGTCGTTTCCCAAGCAGTGCGAGACGCCCACCAGGGAGCGCGAGCAGGCCGGGGAGATCGACTGGCCCGGCGTGTTCGGCAAGTTTTCCTGCGTCATGCGCCACATCCTGATGGCGAGGAAGCAAAAGAAGGCGGCGTGGTTCGCCGCCGACCACTTCGGCTGCCCCGGTGCGGCGTTCTGGCTCGGCTTCATCAAGCCTCAGACTGATACCATCATCAACTATATCTCCGCGGGCATTCCTGGCTGGAGCGAAGGCGAGCTGTACTGCGAATCCCCGGAGGCGCTCGGCCAGGTCTTCCAGGGGATCGATCCGCGGCCGGCGCCCAAACCGTACCTCGTTATCAAGCCGCTGAGCCTGTTCACAGAGGACGAGGAGCCGGAGCTGGTCATCTTCTTCACCCGACCCGAGCCGCTGGGCGGTCTGCACCAGCTCGCCTTCTTTGTGACCAACGACCCCGAGGTGGTCCAGTCGCCCTGGGCCTCCAGCTGCGGCACCATCGTCACCTGGCCGCTCCGCTACCTCTCGCAGGGCCTGAACAAGGCCGTGACCGGCGGCTGGGACCCCTCGGCCCGCAAGTTCTTCAAGGTGGACGAACTCTCCTTCACCGTGCCCTACGCCATGTTCCAGGATATGGTTGCTCGCGGCAAAGACTCCTTCCTGGACAGAGAGGCGTGGCTGAAGACTGTGCGCAAGAAGATTGCGCGCAGCAAGCAGGTCTGGAGCAAGGAGAAGTAG
- a CDS encoding MarR family winged helix-turn-helix transcriptional regulator, with the protein MKKHKELRTPAGDAFNRLTLETFHFYGMLIAAGDEVVREFGLTSSLWQVLGAGVASDTGPLTVAQIARNMGLTRQSVQRSAKILERKGLITFEENPDHKRARLVKPTPQGLEVLDAIMIAHAEWVNRIAREEDAQAIDDVVRLMRRLAARL; encoded by the coding sequence ATGAAGAAGCACAAAGAGCTACGCACTCCGGCCGGTGATGCGTTCAACCGCCTCACTCTGGAGACATTCCATTTCTACGGCATGCTCATCGCCGCCGGCGACGAGGTCGTCAGGGAATTCGGTCTGACCAGCTCGCTCTGGCAGGTGCTCGGAGCCGGGGTCGCATCGGATACCGGACCACTCACCGTGGCGCAGATTGCCCGCAACATGGGATTGACGCGGCAGAGCGTGCAGCGTTCGGCAAAGATACTGGAGCGAAAGGGGCTGATAACCTTTGAGGAAAATCCGGACCACAAGCGCGCCCGGCTCGTGAAGCCCACGCCTCAGGGTCTGGAGGTACTGGATGCGATCATGATCGCCCACGCCGAGTGGGTCAACCGCATTGCCCGGGAGGAGGACGCCCAGGCAATCGATGACGTCGTGCGGCTGATGCGCAGGTTGGCCGCTCGTCTATAA
- a CDS encoding tetratricopeptide repeat protein, translated as MTNEEITREFLQLLAGDWDDSAVHRGFNELQERVSGQGEWARIIEARLFVLEKKTEKAITLLEEIRGRDSEHHAASLMLVRILNQDIRNYGKALGVLDHLLSKGFEGQVAPEWFEAMTLGEKVYALASESRCDEALKTADQLLGRFGEAREPFLVRQVARALYNKGTILGKQGKPEEEIRVYEEVARCFGEATEPGILEQVGRALVNKGAVLGKQGKPEEATQVFEEVARRLGEIAEPGILAQVARALLNKGVILGLQGKPEEASRIFEEVARRFGESTEPGILEQVSKALVDKGLAFSQLGKPEEASRIFGEVARRFGEATEPGILEQVARALVNKGAVLGKQGKPEATQVFEEVARRFGEATEPGILEQVARALVNKGVAFEQQGKSDEASQVYEEVARRFGEVHDPLLRKWVFEAKLRKSLTLFEMKQRKEARKLFDSIQKELLQKDAIKEELTYLYTIVARRFPSKMRSKDSQQRKVRMKRDLTITGGDVEANLEMVLSHMLEEIDLETQNTYFKNMEAAKTRTDRFITEDAHFNDKFSFLLVLREWNSYTPVIPSAEESDRGGGYYIRHAGEGIVIDPGYDFIENFHRTGGRLGGIDHIIVTHAHDDHTAELEALLMLFQRRMDKEDLPKKQVNLYLSAGVQRKFAGLLDLRDLKYGNVVTLCPSTTGYEQRIQLNKKTVLTVLPAYHDDVITRQSAVGLGFEFDTENGTRKVVFTGDSGLYPRDCGSDGVERYYDDGQSPKLKTGSKDALFKQYPKAFRNSPHLVIAHIGSIKKREFGLGEVPSPGEIGSRFYPNHLGLLGTLMLLKELNPDAAVISEFGAELKGFHIDLVQKLGQALNKVQGENNSNEKSKTFVVAGDLTTVYNITTHSFLSHTQYNTQDSFEFREVDTLACLKAKDFFYKPKWVQEIEVSERKGSERAYLFTADGRAKKYDLNAKHFAKHFFARLLPYQKHPITNEEEFKEAYG; from the coding sequence ATGACGAACGAAGAGATTACCAGGGAATTCCTGCAGTTGCTGGCTGGAGATTGGGACGATAGTGCAGTGCACCGCGGCTTCAATGAGTTGCAGGAGCGCGTCTCAGGACAAGGAGAATGGGCACGAATTATCGAGGCCCGGCTGTTTGTTTTGGAGAAGAAAACGGAGAAGGCTATCACCCTCCTCGAAGAAATCCGGGGCAGAGATTCTGAGCACCACGCAGCCTCCTTGATGCTCGTACGCATCCTGAACCAGGATATCCGCAATTATGGGAAGGCTCTCGGTGTGCTTGATCATCTGCTGAGCAAGGGCTTCGAGGGGCAGGTTGCGCCGGAATGGTTCGAGGCTATGACGTTGGGTGAAAAGGTCTATGCGCTTGCCAGTGAGAGCCGCTGCGACGAGGCGCTCAAAACGGCGGATCAACTCCTCGGTCGTTTTGGAGAGGCTCGGGAACCTTTCCTTGTAAGGCAGGTGGCCAGGGCACTGTATAACAAAGGTACTATCCTCGGAAAACAGGGCAAGCCGGAAGAGGAAATCCGGGTTTACGAGGAGGTTGCGCGTTGTTTCGGAGAGGCCACAGAGCCCGGCATCTTGGAACAAGTGGGCAGGGCATTGGTTAACAAGGGCGCAGTCCTCGGAAAGCAGGGCAAACCAGAAGAAGCAACTCAGGTATTCGAGGAGGTAGCGCGCCGTTTGGGAGAAATCGCGGAACCCGGCATCTTGGCGCAAGTGGCCCGGGCGCTGCTGAACAAGGGCGTAATCCTCGGGCTGCAAGGTAAGCCGGAGGAGGCAAGCCGGATATTCGAGGAGGTAGCGCGCCGTTTCGGAGAATCCACGGAGCCCGGCATCTTAGAGCAGGTATCTAAGGCGCTTGTGGACAAAGGTTTAGCCTTTAGTCAGCTAGGCAAGCCGGAGGAAGCCAGCCGGATCTTCGGGGAGGTTGCGCGTCGCTTCGGAGAGGCCACAGAGCCCGGCATCTTGGAACAAGTGGCCAGGGCATTGGTGAACAAGGGCGCAGTCCTCGGAAAGCAGGGCAAACCAGAAGCAACTCAGGTATTCGAGGAGGTTGCGCGTCGCTTCGGAGAGGCCACAGAGCCCGGCATCTTGGAACAAGTGGCTAGGGCGCTGGTGAACAAGGGCGTAGCCTTTGAGCAGCAGGGCAAGTCGGATGAGGCAAGCCAAGTATACGAGGAGGTAGCACGCCGTTTCGGAGAGGTCCACGATCCGCTGCTCCGTAAATGGGTCTTTGAAGCAAAGTTGCGAAAAAGTCTGACCTTGTTTGAGATGAAGCAGCGCAAGGAAGCCCGCAAGCTTTTCGACTCTATTCAGAAGGAACTCCTCCAAAAGGACGCGATAAAAGAGGAGCTGACATACTTATACACGATTGTTGCACGTCGCTTTCCATCCAAGATGCGTTCCAAAGACTCACAGCAACGCAAGGTACGGATGAAGCGGGATCTCACAATCACCGGCGGCGACGTTGAGGCCAATCTGGAAATGGTCCTATCCCATATGCTGGAGGAGATTGATCTTGAGACGCAGAATACATACTTCAAAAACATGGAGGCTGCGAAAACCAGAACGGACAGGTTCATTACGGAAGACGCTCACTTCAATGATAAGTTTTCTTTCTTGTTGGTGCTGCGGGAGTGGAACTCCTACACTCCGGTTATTCCGTCGGCGGAAGAATCGGACCGGGGAGGCGGATATTACATTCGGCACGCCGGTGAAGGTATCGTCATCGATCCTGGATACGACTTCATCGAAAATTTTCATCGCACGGGCGGTCGGTTAGGCGGAATCGACCATATCATAGTTACGCACGCCCACGACGACCATACAGCTGAGCTGGAGGCCCTCCTGATGCTGTTCCAAAGGCGAATGGACAAGGAGGACCTGCCAAAAAAGCAGGTGAATTTGTATCTGAGCGCCGGAGTACAGAGGAAGTTTGCGGGCCTGCTGGATTTGCGTGATCTAAAATACGGTAATGTTGTCACCCTCTGCCCCTCCACCACAGGCTACGAGCAGCGCATTCAGCTCAATAAGAAAACCGTACTGACCGTCCTGCCCGCGTACCATGACGACGTGATCACGCGTCAATCGGCTGTGGGCCTGGGGTTCGAGTTCGACACGGAAAATGGGACGCGGAAGGTTGTTTTTACTGGGGACTCCGGGCTCTATCCGCGCGATTGTGGGTCAGACGGAGTGGAAAGGTACTACGACGACGGGCAAAGCCCTAAATTGAAAACAGGCTCAAAGGATGCACTGTTCAAGCAGTATCCAAAGGCGTTTCGGAACTCTCCTCACCTCGTCATCGCGCACATCGGCTCGATCAAAAAGCGTGAATTCGGCTTGGGGGAGGTTCCATCGCCTGGCGAAATCGGTAGCCGGTTCTATCCCAACCATTTGGGGTTGCTCGGAACTTTGATGCTCCTGAAAGAGTTGAATCCGGACGCGGCCGTGATCAGCGAATTCGGCGCCGAGCTCAAGGGGTTTCACATCGATCTCGTGCAGAAGCTAGGGCAGGCTTTGAACAAGGTGCAGGGGGAAAACAACTCTAATGAAAAGAGTAAAACATTTGTAGTCGCAGGCGACTTGACCACTGTCTACAACATAACCACCCATAGCTTTCTGAGTCATACTCAATATAATACGCAAGATTCATTCGAGTTTCGAGAAGTAGATACCTTGGCTTGCCTTAAGGCCAAAGATTTTTTTTATAAGCCCAAGTGGGTGCAGGAAATTGAGGTCTCCGAAAGAAAAGGATCAGAAAGAGCCTATTTGTTTACTGCGGACGGCAGAGCAAAGAAATACGACCTGAATGCAAAGCACTTTGCAAAGCACTTTTTTGCACGGTTGCTTCCTTATCAGAAGCATCCCATAACCAACGAAGAAGAATTCAAGGAAGCATACGGCTAG
- a CDS encoding Mpv17/PMP22 family protein gives MKSSDGIAIVGIALALALFTVLPDNVAAVNEFSQAHGFLMSFLKFAILGTAGEMVALRITTKKYIQPGFGVLPRALMWGVIGLLIHTAFTVYASGTPVFLKQAGFSVAPDDLVNGSFLVRLGVAFSISTLMNILFAPLFMLAHGVVSMHIEKTGGTLRGLFSPLPVSHLLDEIDWNMLWGFVFRKTIPFFWIPAHTVTFMLPPELRVLFAAALGVVLGVILAFASLKSVPATT, from the coding sequence ATGAAAAGTTCCGATGGAATAGCTATCGTGGGCATTGCCCTGGCTCTGGCGCTGTTCACTGTTCTTCCCGACAATGTCGCGGCCGTGAATGAGTTCTCTCAAGCGCACGGCTTTTTGATGAGTTTTCTCAAGTTCGCAATACTGGGTACGGCTGGCGAGATGGTGGCTCTCAGAATCACCACCAAGAAATACATTCAACCAGGCTTCGGCGTCCTGCCGAGAGCTCTGATGTGGGGCGTCATCGGCCTGCTCATCCACACGGCTTTTACGGTGTACGCCTCGGGTACCCCGGTTTTCCTCAAACAAGCCGGATTCTCCGTCGCTCCCGATGACCTGGTCAACGGCAGCTTCCTGGTTCGCCTGGGTGTGGCCTTCAGCATAAGCACTCTGATGAACATCCTGTTCGCTCCCCTGTTCATGCTGGCTCACGGCGTGGTGTCCATGCACATCGAAAAGACCGGCGGTACGTTGCGTGGTTTGTTCTCGCCGCTGCCAGTCAGCCACCTGCTGGATGAGATTGACTGGAACATGCTGTGGGGTTTTGTTTTCAGGAAAACCATTCCTTTCTTCTGGATCCCCGCCCATACGGTGACGTTCATGCTTCCTCCCGAGCTCCGGGTGCTGTTCGCCGCTGCCTTGGGAGTTGTGCTCGGTGTGATCCTGGCCTTTGCGAGTTTGAAAAGCGTGCCGGCAACAACGTAA
- a CDS encoding iron-containing alcohol dehydrogenase, with product MITAFQLAKIIFTGAGALEKVPETIKMQGLKKPLIVTDKGVVKVGLAKKVEDILTAAGIPYALYDETVPNPHEKNAADSYDLYTKEGCDCLIGLGGGSSMDAAKACGILATNGGPLGNFRGMGLLKADLPFYIAIPTTAGTGSESTCAAVITNAQEEHHWKMVILDGRLLPSVAIIDPLLMTGLPPAITASTGMDAMTHAIEAYISIGAMEYSNAMALGAIELIFKYLRRAVGNGNDIEAREKMAYAQTMAGIAFSNGGLGLVHSMAHPLSAFFNFPHGFANAVCLPTVLEYNKIVCREKMATIARLSGLTDLGPYPEDTAIEAVQRLNDDIGIPRTITGVAAQIGATADSKDIEAMSKDALEEVSTITTPRVPSLNDVIGLYNKCW from the coding sequence ATGATTACTGCGTTTCAATTGGCCAAGATTATCTTCACTGGTGCTGGCGCACTGGAAAAGGTGCCTGAAACGATCAAGATGCAGGGGTTGAAGAAACCGTTGATCGTGACTGACAAAGGCGTCGTCAAAGTTGGCCTGGCGAAGAAAGTGGAAGATATCCTGACCGCTGCCGGCATCCCCTACGCCCTGTATGATGAAACCGTGCCGAACCCGCATGAAAAAAATGCCGCAGATTCCTACGACCTTTACACGAAAGAGGGCTGCGACTGCCTGATCGGTCTTGGCGGCGGCAGCTCCATGGATGCGGCCAAGGCGTGCGGTATTCTCGCCACCAACGGCGGCCCCTTGGGCAACTTCCGCGGCATGGGGCTCCTCAAGGCCGACCTTCCTTTCTACATCGCCATCCCCACCACCGCGGGCACGGGTTCCGAGTCCACCTGCGCCGCTGTCATCACCAACGCCCAGGAAGAGCACCACTGGAAGATGGTTATTCTGGATGGCCGCCTGCTGCCCTCTGTCGCTATCATTGACCCGCTGTTGATGACCGGCCTGCCCCCGGCGATCACGGCCTCCACGGGCATGGACGCCATGACGCACGCCATCGAGGCGTACATCTCCATCGGCGCCATGGAGTACAGCAACGCCATGGCCCTTGGCGCCATCGAGCTGATCTTCAAGTACCTGCGCCGCGCCGTGGGCAACGGCAACGACATCGAGGCGCGCGAAAAAATGGCCTACGCCCAGACCATGGCCGGTATCGCATTCAGCAACGGCGGCCTGGGGCTGGTCCATTCCATGGCGCATCCCCTGAGCGCGTTCTTCAACTTCCCCCACGGCTTCGCCAACGCCGTGTGTCTGCCTACTGTGCTGGAATACAACAAAATCGTATGCCGTGAAAAAATGGCCACCATCGCCAGGCTCAGCGGCCTGACCGATCTTGGCCCCTATCCCGAGGATACGGCTATTGAGGCCGTGCAGCGTCTCAATGACGACATCGGCATCCCGAGGACCATCACCGGTGTGGCCGCCCAGATCGGAGCCACGGCCGACAGCAAGGACATCGAGGCCATGTCCAAGGACGCCCTTGAAGAGGTCTCGACCATCACCACTCCCAGGGTGCCATCTCTTAACGATGTCATAGGCTTGTACAACAAGTGTTGGTAG